CTGGAAAGTGCCAACCCTGGGTGAGTACCATCACCGGGAATCGTGGGCGCCACCAGGTATCCTCGGTGTCATGAGTTGCGACGCCGAGCACGACCAGTTGGTCGCCGACGTCTTCGCACGCGCGTGCACGTCGCGCGGGGTGCTGGAGCACGTGACGGGACGCTGGGGCACGCTCGCGCTGGCCGCGCTCGCCGAGGGGCCGTTCCGGTTCAACGCGTTGCGCCGCAAGGTCGACGGCGTCAGCGAGAAGATGCTGGCCCAGACATTGCAGGCGCTCGAACGCGACGGTTTCGTGCACCGCGAGGCCGAGCCGACGATCCCGCCGCGCGTGGAGTACAGCCTGACGCCGCTCGGCGCCGAGGTGGCCGGCCGGCTGCGGGAGTTGATCGAGCTGGTCGAGGGCCGGGTGGCGGAGGTCGAAGCCGCGCGCCGAGCGTACGACGAGGCGAAGTCGGCGGTCGCGCGCTAGGTCGGACCTCTGGGTCACACGGGATCAGGCGGCCGTGGCGTCACCGAAGGCCGTCACGTGGGCCGCTGCGCAGGCGCAGGGGAGGTCGCCCGGCACGACGACACTGCCCGTGATCGTCGTTCGCGGCTCGAGCGGGATCGCGCGCACCCGGGTGGAGCGGATCTCGATCACCTGGTCGGCGGGCAACACGGTCCAGCTGCGCGGATCGGAGCCGACCTCGACGATCGTGTCGTGCACCGTCCCCGCGCGGTGCGCCGGTGGTCCCTGGAGTCCGACGCCCGGCAGCGCGCCGAGCACCGACGGATCGTGGTCCTGGGAAGTCTTCAGGGGACCGGCGGCCAGCTCGGCAACGCCGACGGTCGCGCGCCCGGCGGCGGCGTGCCGCGTGGACACGACCGCGAACAAGGCTTCGGTCCAGGTCGGCAACACCCGCAGCCCGGGCGCCGAACGCACTTCCCGTGCCAGGGCCAGGTCGATCTCCCCCTGCCGCAGAGCGTTCAAGCGGGCGGTGAGCGGCAGGTCGACGAGCACGACGTCGAATCCCGGGGCCTGTTCCCGCAACGCGTCGATCCCGCGTTCCAGCCGGGCGGTGAACTGCCCCGCGCCGGTCCCGATGCGCATGACACCTGCCCGCTCGCGTGCCGCGACCCGAACCCGATCGGCGGCCGCGAGCGCCTCCCGCGCGGCGGCGAGCACCCGGTGTCCCGCCTCGGTCAGCCGGACGCGGCGCGGTGAGCGGTCGAACAGGCGGACCCCCAGCTCGCGCTCCAGTGCCGCGATCTGCCTGCTGACCGCCGGCTGAGCGATGTGCAGCCGCTCGGCGGCCCGGCCGAAGTGCAGCTCGTCGGCGACCGTGACGAAGTACCGCAACGCCCGTAGTTCCACCCGGTCTCCTCTGCGACGATGCTTCGAGGTTATCGCTGTGCGGCAGCCTTGGTTCTGGTTCCCGGCGAGCCCTGGTGGTGGAGTCGGGACATGGACATCGATCTCGGTCTGCTCGGCGCGCACCTGCGCGAGCACGAAGTGAACCCGGACCGTGCGGTCGAGGTGGAGCGCGCCGGCTACGGCACGCTCTGGCTGGACGCCTCGCCTCCGGCGGACCTCACCCTCGCGGAGGAGCTGCTCGACGCGACCACCCGGCTGACCGTCGGCACGAGCGTGGTGAACGTCTGGACCGCCGACGCGGAAACCGTTGCGACCTCCTACCACCGGATCGAAGCCAGGCACCCCGGGCGCTTCCTGCTCGGCGTCGGAATCGGCCACCGCGAAGTGCACGCCGAATACGCCTCCCCGTACGACACGCTGGTGTCCTACCTGGACCGGCTCGCCGGCGCGGGCGTGCCGTCCGACCGCATCGTGGTGGCCGCGCTCGGGCCGAGGATGCTGCGCTTGGCCGGGGCGCGCACCGCCGGAGCCATTCCCGGCATGGTCACCCCGGAGCACACCCGGCGGGCCCGCTTGATCCTCGGCCCCGGGAAGCTGCTGTTGCCCGGGCATTTCGCCCTCGTCGAGCCGGACGTGGACCGAGCCCGCGCCGTCGCCCGGTCCGCGCCGCCCGGGACCGCGCTGGGTGTGCACAACTACGCGAGCAACCTCCGGCGTCTCGGCTTCACCGAAGACGATCTGTCCGGCGCGGGCAGCGATCGGCTCATCGACGCTCTCGTCGCACACGGCGACCAAGCCACCACGGCGACCCGGCTGCTGGCCCATCGAGCGGCCGGCGCCGACCACGTCGGCGTCTACCCCCTCGGCGACGACCCGATCGCCACACTCGTCGAAGTCGCGGAGGCGGTGCAAGCCGCGCGGTGAGGTCAGTGGTGAACCGGGGCTGCGGTGCTAGTCGCGCTGGGCCAGGAACACAAACTCCATGCCGGGCCGGTCCGGGGCGTCCCGCACGTCGGTCACGCGGAATCCCTGTGCGGCAAGGCTTTCCTCGACCTCGTCGCGCTCCCGGAACCGCAGCGTCGAGTCCGATGTGACCACTTCGCCGTCGGCCAGGAACCGGTACGTGAAGCGGAACGACACCAGCGGCAGGCTGACGTCCGTGACCTCCATGCGGCGCTCCACACGGCCGGCGCCGGGCACATCGAGCACCAGCGGGCCGGTTGCCGCGGCCCAGTCCTCCCAGGCCCGCCGGTCCGGGCGGCGCGTCTCGAACACGAAGTGCCCGCCCGGCCGCAGCCCGGTCCGGATGCGCGCGAGGGTCCGGGCCCAGTCTTCGTCGGTGAGGAACACCTGCGCGACGTTCCCGGTCATGGCGGCGAGATCGCCGGCGGCCGGGGGCAGATCGGTGGCGTCGCCGTGGATCCAGGTGATCTTCCCGTCCGGATCCTTCTCGCGGGCGACCGCCAGCGACGCCTCCGCGGGGTCGACGCCGACGACGGTGCGTCCCTTCGCGGCGAGGAGCACGGCCAGGCTGCCCGTGCCGCAACCGACGTCCAGCACGCGTTCGGCCTTGAGCTCGTCGGCGATCGACAGGTACAGGTCGAGGTCGTCGCGCTCGCCGTCGAAGGTGTCGTAGACCTGGGCGAGGCGCGGGTGGGCGAAGATCGCGTCGGGCACGGCAGGCACCTTAGCCGGGCGGCGGTGCGCGCGCTCCCGATTTTGTCGGTACCCCCTGTCACACTGCGGACGTGACCAACTGGAGGGAATTCGAAGAGCAGGCGCCGTCGCTGGCGGCGGCGGTGCGTGAGCGGTTGACGGCGGCGGAGACGCACGTGCTGGCGACTCTGCGGCGGGACGGGTCGCCCCGGGTGAGCGGCACCGAGGTCGACTTCCACGGGCCCGATCTGTTCATCGGGTCGATGTGGGGCGCGCGCAAGGCGCACGACCTGCAGCGCGACGGCCGGTTCGCGCTGCACGCCCACCCATCCGCCGACGGCGACGCGAAGCTGTCGGGGATCGCCGTCGAGATCACCGAGAAGGCCGTCCTGGACGCCGTCCAGGGCGACATGCAACCCAGCCACCTCTTCCGGCTCGACCTCCAGCAGGCGGTGCTGACAACGGTCGAGGGCGACAAGCTGGTGGCGACCATCTGGTGGCCGGGCCGGGAGGTGGTGCGTTTCGAGCGCAAGTGAGACCAGGTACGAGGACACCCCGCACGTGGCCGACGTGACGGTGGGCCTGACGCTGGTGGACGGGCTTGGTGGCTGCGTCGCGGTGAGCCGGGGGCCGTGTCGGGGTAGGCCTGGGGTGGCCGTGCCGGGGTGAGCTGGGGGTTGCCGTGCCGGGCTGTGCTGGGGGTGGCTGCGCCGGGGTGCTGGGGGTGGCCGTGCCGGGCTGTGCTGGGGGTGGCTGCGCCGGGGTGCTGGGGGTTGCCGTGCCGGGGTGAGCTGGGGGTGGCCGTGCCGGGGTGAGCCGGGTGTGGCCGTGCCGGGGTGCCGGGTGTTGCCGTGCCGCGGTGAGCCGGGGGTGGCCGTGCTGGGGTGAGCCGGGGGTGCCCGTGTCGGGCGAGCCGGGGTGTCGGGCTGAGCCGGAGGTGGCCGCGTCGCGGTGAGGCGCCGCCTCGCCGGTGCCGGGTGTTGCGTGTTCCGGACCGCACCACCGGCGGCGGCCCGGCGCGCCGGGTGGGCCCTGCAGCTGCTCAGGCGGGTGGGCCTACAGCCGCTCCAGGATGGTGGCCGTCGAGAGTGCTCCGCCGGCGCACATGGTCACCAGGGCGGTCGCACCGTCGCGGCGTTCCAGCTCGTGCAGGGCCGTCGTCAGGAGGCGCGCGCCGGTGCTGCCCACCGGGTGCCCCAGCGCGATGGCGCCGCCGTTGACGTTCACCCGCTCGGGATCCGGCGAGTGCACCTGCTGCCACGACAGCACCACCGAGGCGAACGCTTCGTTGACCTCGAACAGGTCGAGATCACCGATCGCCATCCCGGCGCGCGACAACACCCGCGACGTCGCCTGCACCGGGCCGTCCA
The window above is part of the Amycolatopsis thermoflava N1165 genome. Proteins encoded here:
- a CDS encoding LysR family transcriptional regulator, whose amino-acid sequence is MELRALRYFVTVADELHFGRAAERLHIAQPAVSRQIAALERELGVRLFDRSPRRVRLTEAGHRVLAAAREALAAADRVRVAARERAGVMRIGTGAGQFTARLERGIDALREQAPGFDVVLVDLPLTARLNALRQGEIDLALAREVRSAPGLRVLPTWTEALFAVVSTRHAAAGRATVGVAELAAGPLKTSQDHDPSVLGALPGVGLQGPPAHRAGTVHDTIVEVGSDPRSWTVLPADQVIEIRSTRVRAIPLEPRTTITGSVVVPGDLPCACAAAHVTAFGDATAA
- a CDS encoding pyridoxamine 5'-phosphate oxidase family protein, with product MTNWREFEEQAPSLAAAVRERLTAAETHVLATLRRDGSPRVSGTEVDFHGPDLFIGSMWGARKAHDLQRDGRFALHAHPSADGDAKLSGIAVEITEKAVLDAVQGDMQPSHLFRLDLQQAVLTTVEGDKLVATIWWPGREVVRFERK
- a CDS encoding winged helix-turn-helix transcriptional regulator codes for the protein MSCDAEHDQLVADVFARACTSRGVLEHVTGRWGTLALAALAEGPFRFNALRRKVDGVSEKMLAQTLQALERDGFVHREAEPTIPPRVEYSLTPLGAEVAGRLRELIELVEGRVAEVEAARRAYDEAKSAVAR
- a CDS encoding TIGR03620 family F420-dependent LLM class oxidoreductase; its protein translation is MDIDLGLLGAHLREHEVNPDRAVEVERAGYGTLWLDASPPADLTLAEELLDATTRLTVGTSVVNVWTADAETVATSYHRIEARHPGRFLLGVGIGHREVHAEYASPYDTLVSYLDRLAGAGVPSDRIVVAALGPRMLRLAGARTAGAIPGMVTPEHTRRARLILGPGKLLLPGHFALVEPDVDRARAVARSAPPGTALGVHNYASNLRRLGFTEDDLSGAGSDRLIDALVAHGDQATTATRLLAHRAAGADHVGVYPLGDDPIATLVEVAEAVQAAR
- a CDS encoding class I SAM-dependent methyltransferase; the protein is MPDAIFAHPRLAQVYDTFDGERDDLDLYLSIADELKAERVLDVGCGTGSLAVLLAAKGRTVVGVDPAEASLAVAREKDPDGKITWIHGDATDLPPAAGDLAAMTGNVAQVFLTDEDWARTLARIRTGLRPGGHFVFETRRPDRRAWEDWAAATGPLVLDVPGAGRVERRMEVTDVSLPLVSFRFTYRFLADGEVVTSDSTLRFRERDEVEESLAAQGFRVTDVRDAPDRPGMEFVFLAQRD